GAGGCCGTCTTCAACGAAGTGCTCGGATCGTCCGTGCTCATGTTCGGTGTTCTGAGCGTGTCCGACCCTGCCAACGCCCGCCGCTTCCACTCGCCGCAACTCTCATTGTTCCTGCTCCTGGTTGCCATTGGCGCGGCCCTTGGGTGGCAGACCGGATATGTACGTATCTCGTTTGTTAATCAGCTGGTGTCAAACCTGAGCGTTGCATGTATGGGTTGAGTAAACTGACATTGTTATAGGCAATTAACCCGGCGCGAGACTTTGGCCCACGACTCTTCTCCTCGTTTCTCTACGGTCGGGAGGTGTTCACGGCCGCCCGCTACTACTTCGTTGTGCCGGTGTTTGCTCCTATCCTTGGCTGCTTTATTGGCGCGACCGTGTACGACTCGCTCCTCTATGAGGGTAGCGGATCGCGCATTGCGGACGCCCTTGACAAGGCTGAGGATCGGGACGGCGAGCTTCGCCTAGACTAATTTTGGCAATCTTTGATGGGTAGCTTATGTCCAGGTTCGCGATATGCTTCCACCAGCAGTCGTGGCTGTCAGTGGCTGAAACGTGCGAGCGTGATTTGAGTGGAATGGGTCGCGTTGGCTGTGGGGGCCGCCTGGATGGTATTGGCTGCTAGCCTGCTGCCCACTCGAGGAAGCGGCTTGAGTACCGCTGAGGGGATGCGTTGAATCTGTTTAATTCTTATAGAGGTTAAATGGTGCTCTTAGACTGTTTATCTGGGTCAAGGACCCCGGTGCCATTTGGTTTATTTGGTTgtttgaagaggagggtctATGTTTCGAGAATGGGATGTGTGGCTTACGGATGTACGGTAATCTTATGTCGCCATTTCTAGTGGGATGATAGAACCACTGTGTGGATTAACTTGATATGGTCGAGGATTACTCTTGAAATCCATAGGGTTATGAATTATGATGCTCTTAATCCAATATGAACGTCCTGTTTCAAGGTTGTGTAACTATGCGCAAACTCGCCCCATCGGAAATATATTCCAATGTGCGTAACCCACAGCTAACTATAcgtatctatatataataaaaagtactTACATATCTCCCACCTTACCATGGCAATTCCTGACCGGTATACGAGAGAAACTTCCCCGAAACCTTCTCCCTCGTGGCAccgtcaacaacctcaaGCACACCACTAACACTATTTTCAACCGTTTCCGGAGCCCCAGGAGCATACTTCCACTCCTTCGCAGCAAAATCGCCCATATTGGTTTGCACCCAGCCAGGATGAAGAGCAACCGCAATAAGATCCTCATTCTGGGTATGAAGCGACCTTGTCAACCAGTTCGTGGAAGCTTTACTGGGCCCGTACGCGccgccaggaacaggctccTGGCCGCCAATGGACCCAACGGAcgaggagattgagatgAACTTCGGCGCATGAGGGGACTTCTGCAACAACGGCCACAGTGCCTGGAATAACAAGAGGGGTGCTATGGTATTAACCTCAAAGCATGCTCGTAGCGCTTCAGCGCTTGTCTCGACGGTAGGGGTCATAGGGGTCGAGAAGCCTGCGTTGCAGATAAGCACGTCGATATGGTCAAGCGAGGGCACGGCGGCGTTAAATGCGTCGCGGATTGTCTCTGGGGGTATGGCAACGGAGAAATCGAGTTGGACGATAAAGAGTTGATTTCCTGGTTTTATTCGGGTGCTCTTTGCCTCGGTGGTGAGACTAGATGCGGCTTCATTGTTTCGCACCGTGGCGATTACCGTGGTGGAGGGCCGCGAGAGGAGGCGCTTGACGAGCCCGAGGCCGATGCCTCGGTTTGCACCGGTGATGACCCAGGTGGTGTTTGTAGTGCTCATGATAACGAAACTGGCTGTAGAATGAGAATGGAAtgagggttgttgtttttACTACGAATCTACGACGCTACTATATATACCTAGGGCGGGGATCTTAGGCGATCTGACCGCTTCCACAGGCCAATGGAAGCTGCCGAGGACATGTTATTTCAGACAGCGCAGACAAAGCCAGTTATGATATCCTTAGTATTGAATGCACTGGATAATGCGGAGAATACTCGGAGCACGGACGGATTGACACTGAACAGTGACACTGACAGTTCTTGTGGAATGCCCGGCACGAGACAAGGGCGCTCCACACCTTTTCCAGTGCAGGAAGGTGCCGCTCCAGCCTCTCGATCGCTCCTCCCTTTGTCCTTGCTTAcgcctctcttcttcccttcttcatcttctggacTCGAGAagtcctccatcttctctccaGGATCCTTCTCAGTCACATTCGCACCCTCCGGTCCGCCAGCTTTACAATTCCATTGTCTCCAAAGTGTATCCGCTAGCTCCGCAGCGGTTCACTCGCTGCTGTTTCAGATCGAAGTTCCAGAACTTCCAGCCACCCGCCCCGGATTGTCGCCCGGAGTATATCGCGTCCCACTTTGAGACTTCTCGGGTTGGTACTACGTACCATCGAGTTCAGAAATCCCTGTTCGGCACTCTAGTTTGCTGCGTGCTTACTGGCTACGAGTTCGCGTGCCCTGCGCCCTGCCGTTCCCACTCATCGATTGGCGCCCTTTGTGCTGGTCTCCAACTCTCTTGCATGTCGGCGGGCTGCTGCATGCCCTCAGCCTCCCAATCCAATTTTGTTCCTCACTTATCGGATGGTCTAAATAACACCTACTTTCGAGCGCTATCGTGCTATCGAAGATAAGGCCCCTCGCTCGGAGCTGCTCGTGCCTTCTCATTTGCGCGATAGCTTTCGCCCCCGAGGCGCCGCTTCTGTAGAAGGTAACTGGCTGAGAAACTCTGAAGCAGCTCCTGGCTTTTTCACTATACTTTCCGGAAGCTATGAACCTGGGTCGCAATATGACTCCCAGCAGAAGAGTTAGTGTAGGCAGGGACAGCGCAGGGAAAGGCAGAGCTGGCAAAGACGACAGAGATACTCAGGCTACTCGGCGGACCTCTCGCCAGGGAAGAACGAAGTCAACGAAATCCGAGACACCGCCAGATATCACAAATCCCAATGAATCCGAACACCGACATTCCGAGGATTCTAAAATGGCGGAAATCGAACCAGATGGTCCAGTTAGAGCGGTGGACGCTGGTGTAGGCAGTAGCAAGCTCGCCCGTGTTGACTCGTCTGATAAGCGGGTCAAGTTTTGTGAAACCAAGGTCAATGATTGTGGTAAACAGAACGGGAAAGACAGAAATGCGCTGCACGTTGTTGTCTTGGTAAGTCACATATTGTCTCCTTTAATATCATCAATGGACTTCGTCACTGGAAATCAGCTATCCTTGCTGCTACTTTAGGAAGTGTTTACTGGGTGTATCTCTTAATAATACGCTCCCAATCTGCCCTCATACAACCCACTATTGACTCTTGAGACTCTGGCGCTGATACTGACTGTTTGTTTCTAGGGCCCGACGGGAGGTCCTCGGGAAGATAGAGTCACTGGCCTCCTTGTCCGCTCTTTAGCGACTGACTGGACTTCGAACTCCATGATTGTTGTCGATGCGGGTGTCCTGCTTTCAGGAATTATTGAAGCTCTCAGGGAATGTGAAAGCGAGGGTGGCGTCCTCACATCTGGCCCTTTCGTTGGTCTACAACTGCCACACCAAAGTCCCGAGGCAAACGGAGCTTATATCTTCAAAAAGATCATCGGAAGTATTTTGATAACGCACTCCCATCTGGACCATGTGTCAGCATTGGCCGTGAATACCCCAGCTCTTACAAGCGAAAATGGCCCAAAGACGGTTGCAGCGCTCCCTTCTGTGATCCATTCCCTCAAAACCCATATATTCAACGATTCAATCTGGCCAAATCTctccgatgaggatggaggtgTTGGTTTTATCACGTACCAACGCCTCGTGGATGGGGGGAACCCGATGATGGGTTTTGGTGAAGAGAGGGGCTACGTACAAGCTTGTGACGGGTTGCTTGCTCGATGCCTTGGTGTAAGCCATGGCCGCTGCAAGTCAGACCCGAGCCCTGACGCTGAATTATCCCGTCGGTCGAGCAATGCTTGGTTGTTGCCAGCGCCAGACCGACGTCGTCAATCCCAGGATGCAACTGCAAACGGGTAAGTGTCAACATTCAAAGTCAGCCAAAGCCCTAAACTTACGGTATCTAGGTCCTTGAACGTTTCTTCCCCATCTTTGAACAATCCGGACTCGTCCTTCACCTCGTTTGAAAGCTCTGCCTTTTTCCTCCGCGACCAGTATACGGGAGCGGAGATTATCATTTTTGGCGATGTTGAACCCGATTCAGTATCGGTCAATCCACGAAATCAAATAGTCTGGGAGATGGCTGCACCCAAGGTTGCTTCTGGTCAACTGCGCGCCATTTTCATCGAATGCTCGTTTACCAATGCTGTCGATGACCTCTACCTCTTTGGTCACCTCTGTCCGCGACATTTGATTCAGGAGTTAGACACACTAGCTACACTCGTGGCTCGAGAAAAGGGCATGACATACCCAGCAGTTATCAAGCGCAAACGCGAGGGCAGTTCCGATCAGATCATAGGGCAGCCAAGCCCTAAATGGCGCGCAAAGGACAAAGGCAAAGGCGCGTTATCCCAGGGCATCAAGCGCGCCACAAAACTCGGGGATGCCGAATCAGCAcccctcatcgccctcgaccGCCAAACAATTCGCCGTGAAGCGGACGTCGCTACAGAAATTCCGAAGGCAGAAAAACCTTTGTCCGGCCTTTCCGTATATATAATTCATGTGAAAGAGGATTTGACTGACGGTCCACATCCGCGTGAGACTATTCTGGAAGAGTTGAACGACCTTGAGAAGATCATGGGATTGGGTTGCCAATTTCACACTCCAGTGCGGGGCGAGAGCATTTATCTCTAACCATGGAGGCTTAAAATGCGAGTACTCGAATCTGCTGGTGACTTCCATCCGCACTTAACACCACAGAGCCTGGAATCTCCAGGatgtattattattgctcAGGGTAAAAGCGGCGCATGGATTCGGGGCTAGGGGTACCGGCAATTTTCAGTAAGGCGTTTGGGTTATGACATTATGATATCCTGCGGTCACAATACATTATTTTGGTATCTtatgtattattattttttgtTGCAAAGAGTAGAACAGGTTCATTATCATCAGTCTGAAATATGATAGGACAAGAAAGGGGTATATATACCTCGCGCATATAGATCTCAACCAAGCTGAGCGCGTCCAGTGGCTTTCATCCACCACGTCAATTCTATGACCCCCCGACCAACTTCTTAGCATTCCCAATTACATCCTCCCACTTCGACTCCTTGCCACGCGGAATAGCCAAGCCCTTTTGTTCACCAGATTCCGCCACGGACTTGTCATCTGCGAGGTCCAAaatttcttctccatcccttGCAAACGCAATAAGATCTTCTTCAGCCCCCCACTCGGCCATTGCCATAACCCCAATCGGCACCTGATGCCCATTATCCTCCGCATACCCTGCCGGACAAGAAATAGCCGGGCACCCCGTAAAGTTCGCCAGCCAAACATACTCCATATTCCTCACAGAAGACTTCCCGTCGGAGACGCCACGCACAAGATCCGCGTCCCCACCGGCAATCTTCCACCCGGGTATCGGGCTCGTGGGAGTAAATATGAGCAGACCGGGGTGTTTCTGAAACAAGAACGCGAGATGGGACATGAGAAGCCCGCGGAGGCGTTGCGCGGCTAGGAAGTCCTGGGATGAAATCTGATACATGCCCATGGAGACGAGGACTTTGTTCGGCGCAGTGAGGTTTTGGATTTGGGACGGAGATAGAGCTGATGCTATTTCGGCCATGATTGTTAGGACGTGTGCGCGTGCGCCTTCGGGAATGTATGGGATTGAGATGTCAATTATTGTGTAGTCCTGGCTGCGGTAGAAGTCTAGGGCTTTGTTGAAGGTTGAGCGGACGGCGGGCTCGGCCCGGTCGAGCCAGTCGTGCATGATGCCGATTGTCTTGTTCCGGGGTCGGGattctggtggtgttgaagtgaGTTCGGAGAGGGGATTGGGAAAGGCGGCGGAGTTTGGGTCTTCGGAGGGGTTTGCAGGTGTGGCCATGACTCTGTAGGCCAGGGCTAGGTCGTCGATGCTTGAGGCGATGGGACCTAGCACGCCTACCGTAGAGGCAATGCTGACGGTTGGGGAGCCACTGACTCGGCCGTGTGAGGGCTTGAGACCCCAAACGCcgcagaaggaggagggtaTGCGAATTGAGCCTCCGCCGTCGGCACCTAGAGCGATGGGGACGAGGCCAGCGCCGACTGCATAGCCGGAGCCGCCGGATGAGCCACCGCAGTAGTATTCTGGGTTATGAGGGTTCTTGGGTGTCCCgaagttggggttgttgtttgttgtGTCTATTTGATGTGAGTTGACAGTCTCTCCAGTTGGCGGGGCTGTTGTAGACTAACCTAAGCCCAGCTCGTGCATTGTAGACTTCCCGATGACTATGGCACCAGCGTCCTCCCACTTCTTGACGCACCAAGATGTAGACCCAGCCGATTCTCCCGTAAAGTCCATTTTTGTTCCCAGTGTCCGCCGGTATCCCGCCATATGAACTTCGTCCTTCACCGTAACTGGGATACCATCCAGCGGCCCTAGGGGCTTACCATTCTTGTACCGCTGCGTCGACGCCTCAGCCGCAGTGCGAGCCTTCTCAATCGCGCATTCTAAAAACGCAACCGAATGTTTTCCTGGCGGCTCAGTGTCACGGCGGGTTACGGAGAGGAGCGCATCCACGACGGCTGTGGGAGTCAACTCGCCAGATCGGTAGAGAGCATGGTAATCGGCCGTGGTGTAATAGCCCGCATCACCCTTCCTTCTCGCTTCTGGGGCGGGAAGGCTGGATATAGCGCTTGATGTGGACTGCTCATCGCTGTGAACAGGGGTGACGGTCGGATCGTAGCGAGCGGAGTATTGGTCCAGGTTTGGGATCTCACGGATTACTCCAAAGCCCGCACCACGCCAGAAGAAACTCTGGACCAATCCGACATTTGAGATCCTGGGTGCGCAAGATAGGTTAGCTGGCACAGCTCTGAGCGttcaacagcaacaaaaaTTGTGGGTTCCTACAGCGAAGCTCCGATAGCCAGAGGTATTCCGCGGAACACGGGGATGACCTGGTCTTCATTCTTGTAAGGCACTGAAGGGCCTTCCCGAATCTCCGGGTAGTTGATGAAGCGAGCCTCTCCATTTACAGACGGCATTATGGGTCAATGATATCGCGAAAAGGCGTGTTGACAGAAGGACGAGGTCTCAGGCGGGACAGGCGGGAGCTTGACCTCAAATAAAGCTCGAGCTGTCATTTGCATGTGATTTGGGGTTACCTCATCTTTTGTTTTCTCCGCCATGGATCCCAAGACCGAGCTCGGTATTCAGTCAAGCTCCTCTCGTTGCCCCGGGTCAAGTGCCATGGCTATCAATCCACTGTATGCAGAGTAAGCAGTAAGGCACGCCGATGCCGCCCGCCATACTTACAATCGGAGAATTATCTGCAGCTGTGCAGCTGTTCGGAGTACCAAGGGTGGAGACGCTGTCCCACCGCAGAGAAGTCCGACCGCTGGACACTGGGAACTGCTTCAATTCCAAGACCCACTACTCTGCTCAGTACACCATAGGATACTATATCCCTGCTTCAGTAcctctttcctctccctACTTCATACAATTCACAGAGCTCGTTGGTTCCATCCTGTTCCTAAGTCTCTTCTTACCTTCATTACATCGCTTCATTGCTCATCTCTGCAGAGGCAGCATGAAGTGATGCGACCCACTACCGTGGACGAGTATCTATCATTCAGTTCACTTAATATCAACTCGTCAGTTTTGCGTAATGGTAGCACGCTCTTGGGTGACGTCGCCTCTTTGAGCGCCGGAGGGACTTTTattttgttttattttttgttcGCGTCTTTGTGCAACTCTTGCCAACCTTATTTGGTGGTGGTATGTTCTGTACTACCTTAATGAAGAAGGGACCGCGCCTTGCTACCTCAGCTACGGCATAGCATAGTATTAGTTATAGCTTGTAGGTGGATTCTTGTGATAACCGTAGGCTACTTGGAGTAGCATGCCCTTACTAACTCTAAGAAAGATAGTTGAATACTTTTGAGGAATTAAGTAGTATTATCAAATTTTAGTACAAATACATTTCATCGATCGCCAGAATAATACACAATCCCAACTAGTGAGATGGCTCCCATAAACACACCCCCCTGGTCAATCCCGGACGTCTTGCTAGCAGCTATAATTTGATTTTGAAGTTGATAGCATCAAGTCCCAAAGCGATGCCCGTGGTAACGGCGGCGTACCCAACCAGAACTAGCAAGGCTTGGGTGTTGTTAACATCCAATGTTGGAATGGTTAAATTGACGGCCCCAGTGAGTAGATTAGCGATTAAGAAAATGGCAAGCCCGCCACTGTTAAAGGCTTTCATAATCGGGCTCGTCGCGAGGGTTATCCGCTCTACTTCCTCATTCTTCCCCGTCGATGCTCGGTGGACAGAGGGGAAGAATATCGTTTCGATAAGGCAGAATAGGAAG
This region of Aspergillus puulaauensis MK2 DNA, chromosome 5, nearly complete sequence genomic DNA includes:
- a CDS encoding SDR family oxidoreductase (COG:Q;~EggNog:ENOG410PN09;~InterPro:IPR036291,IPR002347;~PFAM:PF00106,PF13561;~go_process: GO:0055114 - oxidation-reduction process [Evidence IEA]), with product MSTTNTTWVITGANRGIGLGLVKRLLSRPSTTVIATVRNNEAASSLTTEAKSTRIKPGNQLFIVQLDFSVAIPPETIRDAFNAAVPSLDHIDVLICNAGFSTPMTPTVETSAEALRACFEVNTIAPLLLFQALWPLLQKSPHAPKFISISSSVGSIGGQEPVPGGAYGPSKASTNWLTRSLHTQNEDLIAVALHPGWVQTNMGDFAAKEWKYAPGAPETVENSVSGVLEVVDGATREKVSGKFLSYTGQELPW
- the pdeA gene encoding 3',5'-cyclic-nucleotide phosphodiesterase PDE1 (BUSCO:EOG092620FM;~COG:T;~EggNog:ENOG410PFC9;~InterPro:IPR000396,IPR036866;~go_function: GO:0004115 - 3',5'-cyclic-AMP phosphodiesterase activity [Evidence IEA];~go_process: GO:0006198 - cAMP catabolic process [Evidence IEA]); translated protein: MNLGRNMTPSRRVSVGRDSAGKGRAGKDDRDTQATRRTSRQGRTKSTKSETPPDITNPNESEHRHSEDSKMAEIEPDGPVRAVDAGVGSSKLARVDSSDKRVKFCETKVNDCGKQNGKDRNALHVVVLGPTGGPREDRVTGLLVRSLATDWTSNSMIVVDAGVLLSGIIEALRECESEGGVLTSGPFVGLQLPHQSPEANGAYIFKKIIGSILITHSHLDHVSALAVNTPALTSENGPKTVAALPSVIHSLKTHIFNDSIWPNLSDEDGGVGFITYQRLVDGGNPMMGFGEERGYVQACDGLLARCLGVSHGRCKSDPSPDAELSRRSSNAWLLPAPDRRRQSQDATANGSLNVSSPSLNNPDSSFTSFESSAFFLRDQYTGAEIIIFGDVEPDSVSVNPRNQIVWEMAAPKVASGQLRAIFIECSFTNAVDDLYLFGHLCPRHLIQELDTLATLVAREKGMTYPAVIKRKREGSSDQIIGQPSPKWRAKDKGKGALSQGIKRATKLGDAESAPLIALDRQTIRREADVATEIPKAEKPLSGLSVYIIHVKEDLTDGPHPRETILEELNDLEKIMGLGCQFHTPVRGESIYL
- a CDS encoding amidase (COG:J;~EggNog:ENOG410PJW5;~InterPro:IPR023631,IPR036928,IPR000120,IPR020556;~PFAM:PF01425;~go_function: GO:0016787 - hydrolase activity [Evidence IEA]), translating into MPSVNGEARFINYPEIREGPSVPYKNEDQVIPVFRGIPLAIGASLISNVGLVQSFFWRGAGFGVIREIPNLDQYSARYDPTVTPVHSDEQSTSSAISSLPAPEARRKGDAGYYTTADYHALYRSGELTPTAVVDALLSVTRRDTEPPGKHSVAFLECAIEKARTAAEASTQRYKNGKPLGPLDGIPVTVKDEVHMAGYRRTLGTKMDFTGESAGSTSWCVKKWEDAGAIVIGKSTMHELGLDTTNNNPNFGTPKNPHNPEYYCGGSSGGSGYAVGAGLVPIALGADGGGSIRIPSSFCGVWGLKPSHGRVSGSPTVSIASTVGVLGPIASSIDDLALAYRVMATPANPSEDPNSAAFPNPLSELTSTPPESRPRNKTIGIMHDWLDRAEPAVRSTFNKALDFYRSQDYTIIDISIPYIPEGARAHVLTIMAEIASALSPSQIQNLTAPNKVLVSMGMYQISSQDFLAAQRLRGLLMSHLAFLFQKHPGLLIFTPTSPIPGWKIAGGDADLVRGVSDGKSSVRNMEYVWLANFTGCPAISCPAGYAEDNGHQVPIGVMAMAEWGAEEDLIAFARDGEEILDLADDKSVAESGEQKGLAIPRGKESKWEDVIGNAKKLVGGS